One genomic window of Biomphalaria glabrata chromosome 9, xgBioGlab47.1, whole genome shotgun sequence includes the following:
- the LOC106067074 gene encoding toll-like receptor 7 isoform X2 yields MFVGESSFFLKIVFWMMYITMHAAIIPSNFTTMSSNQSVVFRCCSVFTVNETLVANCSNLNWTFVDLQCVPVTTEVLLLDRNNLTTLTNGSFQTLTSLRQLSIQSSNVHRIEIDTFLGLSLLQTLNLENNKLSDIGNSFNPQTFRHFTNLRQLFIGNNQDISKSLRKAFIYLHNLSLLSMDSSATLHLGSEFSHLTQLNNLTLNCSIVTSITNESFVGLWSSKLAILNLISFNKLKYDPDDFDKETSQKQFSDDAFQNLNSLEVLRIINCRIGNKNMARKIKHFINSSLHILYLEATHYKRGFYTPNSTLEDGVIFKSTAKYLSQLTLTHVSWIDSNIFAIEPGVISSPQWRHNLRFADFSKNLMGWLGWRSPLLEASRLEKLEELTITAPSPESEVSYFYEGLDFYKRNVQPIGTTQTMKTYDSKDNNSRNNALFINATVSQMLSAKKSNDSEKIKSLKNEVASALESIPLSPITSYAELDSISEQSLFELSDNPPYPVDSGTWTVRMSHSLRIIKIMYLLHGDNNLGNQSVQFIQTPREAANVTHFYFVGNSVTRGTGRMMGLTNLQLFDISKNSLTVAPYFFDDFPSLRYLILQSMMNEDFFQRVSIDRIIQNMPELRYLDLTDNKLNFLPPNLFSRNSHITHVILAKNRFSSFPITMNLVPNLKTLDLSGNAIIYLTEEETSSLTKHSENVPDLYIVLAGNNIACVCSQIKFLLWLNISTFLDNKGAYSCTSQDGQLILTNVLWQDDLGFYRQCYGYNYFMISIVLLLVMSFTFLMAYLVHRFRTAIEAYLVRIFIKAVRPMKSSDYKTHVFIGYADEDVGFVRHILLSYLEEDLKVSTFVHHRDLGPGYTDQQMFESMSDSWRILLVITQRFLNNYDLSDIIMKYASHSMSPANEKRLVLLVQETQLYNIPGYLYDVLEDSRIIVFSDLSAHLDYVKRQAIKQCLRDTQ; encoded by the exons ATGTTTGTTGGCGAGTCAAGTTTCTTTTTGAAGATTGTCTTTTGGATGATGTACATTACAATGCACGCAGCTATCATCCCGTCCAACTTTACAACAATGTCAAGCAATCAGAGTGTTGTGTTCAGGTGCTGCTCAGTTTTCACAGTGAATGAGACACTAGTAGCCAACTGTTCCAACTTGAACTGGACTTTTGTAGACCTTCAATGTGTACCAGTGACCACAGAAGTGTTGTTGCTGGACAGAAATAATCTGACTACCTTGACCAATGGCTCTTTTCAAACACTGACATCTCTCCGGCAACTTAGCATTCAGTCTTCGAACGTTCATCGAATCGAG attgATACGTTTCTAGGACTCAGCTTGCTACAAACTTTAAACttagaaaacaacaaactaagTGATATTGGCAATTCTTTTAATCCACAAACATTTAGACATTTTACAAATCTGAGACAACTTTTTATTGGAAATAATCAGGATATTTCCAAAAGCTTGCGAAAAGCTTTCATTTACTTGCATAACTTGTCTCTCCTCTCAATGGATAGTTCTGCAACTTTACATTTAGGATCGGAATTCTCACATTTGACCCAATTGAACAACCTTACTTTGAATTGCTCTATAGTAACAAGCATAACAAACGAGAGTTTTGTAGGATTATGGAGCTCTAAATTGGCAATACTTAATCTGATTAGTTTTAATAAACTGAAATATGATCCAGATGATTTTGATAAGGAGACTTCGCAAAAACAGTTCAGTGATGACGCTTTTCAGAATTTAAACTCATTGGAGGTCCTCAGAATCATTAACTGCAGAATAGGAAATAAAAACATGGcaagaaaaattaaacattttatcaaCTCATCTCTgcatatattatacctagaagCCACGCATTATAAACGAGGCTTTTATACTCCTAATTCAACTTTGGAAGACGGAGTCATATTTAAAAGTACAGCCAAATATTTAAGTCAGTTAACTCTTACTCATGTCTCCTGGATAGACAGCAATATTTTCGCCATAGAACCTGGAGTTATATCCAGTCCGCAGTGGAGACACAACTTAAGGTTTGCTGACTTCTCTAAAAACCTGATGGGCTGGCTGGGATGGAGATCACCTCTGCTAGAGGCGTCGCGGTTGGAAAAATTGGAGGAGCTTACTATCACAGCGCCTAGCCCGGAAAGTGAAGTGTCCTATTTTTATGAAGGGCTTGACTTTTACAAAAGAAATGTGCAACCAATAGGCACAACACAAACAATGAAAACATATGACTCAAAAGACAATAATTCTAGAAATAATGCATTGTTTATAAATGCGACAGTGTCTCAAATGTTGTCTgcaaagaaaagtaatgattcGGAGAAgattaagtctttaaaaaatgaagtgGCTTCAGCGTTAGAGTCTATTCCATTATCTCCGATCACATCCTATGCTGAGCTCGATTCTATCAGTGAACAAAGTCTCTTTGAATTGTCTGATAATCCCCCTTATCCTGTTGATTCCGGCACTTGGACTGTAAGAATGTCCCACTCTTTACGCATAATTAAAATTATGTACTTGCTTCACGGAGATAACAATCTcggaaaccaaagtgtacagttTATACAAACTCCTCGAGAGGCAGCTaatgttacacatttttactttgttgGTAACAGCGTAACTCGAGGAACGGGTAGAATGATGGGACTGACAAACCTTCAGCTTTTTGATATATCCAAAAACTCGCTTACAGTTGCTCCATATTTTTTCGACGACTTCCCCTCTCTGAGATACCTTATTTTACAATCCATGATGAACGAAGACTTCTTTCAACGAGTAAGCATCGACAGAATCATTCAGAACATGCCAGAACTGAGATATTTAGATCTTACAGACAATAAACTCAATTTTCTTCCTCCAAATTTATTTTCCAGAAATTCTCACATTACTCATGTGATATtggctaaaaatagattttcttcttttccaatCACGATGAATCTGGTTCCTAATTTAAAAACTCTTGATTTGTCTGGAAACGCAATCATTTATCTGACAGAAGAGGAGACATCATCTCTGACGAAACACTCGGAAAATGTTCCAGATTTGTATATAGTTCTGGCTGGAAATAATATTGCCTGTGTGTGTTCTCAGATTAAATTTCTTT TATGGCTTAACATCAGCACTTTCCTGGATAACAAGGGAGCCTACTCATGCACTTCTCAGGATGGACAGCTTATTTTGACAAATGTGTTGTGGCAAGATGATTTAGGATTTTACAGACAATGTTATGGCTA CAATTACTTTATGATTTCCATCGTTTTACTGCTCGTGATGTCCTTCACCTTCCTGATGGCCTACCTCGTGCACAGATTTAGAACCGCCATAGAAGCTTACTTGGTAAGGATCTTCATCAAGGCTGTTCGACCAATGAAATCAAGCGACTACAAGACACACGTTTTCATTGGTTACGCTGATGAAGATGTTGGATTTGTTAGACATATTTTATTGAG ttaTTTAGAAGAAGATCTCAAAGTCTCTACATTTGTCCATCATCGTGACCTGGGTCCAGGCTACACTGACCAACAAATGTTTGAGTCTATGAGCGATAGTTGGAGGATACTCTTAGTTATCACACAacgttttttaaataactaCGACCTCTCTGATATCATCATGAAG TATGCCAGTCATTCTATGAGCCCAGCCAATGAAAAACGTCTTGTTCTATTGGTTCAAGAAACTCAGCTGTACAACATTCCAGGCTACTTGTATGATGTCCTGGAAGATTCACGAATCATTGTCTTCTCTGATCTGTCTGCTCATCTGGACTACGTGAAGAGACAAGCAATTAAACAATGTCTTAGAGATACACAATGA
- the LOC106067074 gene encoding toll-like receptor 7 isoform X1 produces MLYNLRRKHLNDLCLISEQAEVEKPVLEPSSLLSLLLVLDDAHINPDSRSIKMFVGESSFFLKIVFWMMYITMHAAIIPSNFTTMSSNQSVVFRCCSVFTVNETLVANCSNLNWTFVDLQCVPVTTEVLLLDRNNLTTLTNGSFQTLTSLRQLSIQSSNVHRIEIDTFLGLSLLQTLNLENNKLSDIGNSFNPQTFRHFTNLRQLFIGNNQDISKSLRKAFIYLHNLSLLSMDSSATLHLGSEFSHLTQLNNLTLNCSIVTSITNESFVGLWSSKLAILNLISFNKLKYDPDDFDKETSQKQFSDDAFQNLNSLEVLRIINCRIGNKNMARKIKHFINSSLHILYLEATHYKRGFYTPNSTLEDGVIFKSTAKYLSQLTLTHVSWIDSNIFAIEPGVISSPQWRHNLRFADFSKNLMGWLGWRSPLLEASRLEKLEELTITAPSPESEVSYFYEGLDFYKRNVQPIGTTQTMKTYDSKDNNSRNNALFINATVSQMLSAKKSNDSEKIKSLKNEVASALESIPLSPITSYAELDSISEQSLFELSDNPPYPVDSGTWTVRMSHSLRIIKIMYLLHGDNNLGNQSVQFIQTPREAANVTHFYFVGNSVTRGTGRMMGLTNLQLFDISKNSLTVAPYFFDDFPSLRYLILQSMMNEDFFQRVSIDRIIQNMPELRYLDLTDNKLNFLPPNLFSRNSHITHVILAKNRFSSFPITMNLVPNLKTLDLSGNAIIYLTEEETSSLTKHSENVPDLYIVLAGNNIACVCSQIKFLLWLNISTFLDNKGAYSCTSQDGQLILTNVLWQDDLGFYRQCYGYNYFMISIVLLLVMSFTFLMAYLVHRFRTAIEAYLVRIFIKAVRPMKSSDYKTHVFIGYADEDVGFVRHILLSYLEEDLKVSTFVHHRDLGPGYTDQQMFESMSDSWRILLVITQRFLNNYDLSDIIMKYASHSMSPANEKRLVLLVQETQLYNIPGYLYDVLEDSRIIVFSDLSAHLDYVKRQAIKQCLRDTQ; encoded by the exons atgttgtataATTTGAGAAGGAAACATTTGAACGATTTGTGTTTAATCtct GAACAAGCGGAAGTAGAGAAACCTGTCCTCGAACCAAGTTCATTACTTAGTCTGTTATTAGTATTAGATGACGCACATATAAACCCAGACTCACGAAGTATA AAGATGTTTGTTGGCGAGTCAAGTTTCTTTTTGAAGATTGTCTTTTGGATGATGTACATTACAATGCACGCAGCTATCATCCCGTCCAACTTTACAACAATGTCAAGCAATCAGAGTGTTGTGTTCAGGTGCTGCTCAGTTTTCACAGTGAATGAGACACTAGTAGCCAACTGTTCCAACTTGAACTGGACTTTTGTAGACCTTCAATGTGTACCAGTGACCACAGAAGTGTTGTTGCTGGACAGAAATAATCTGACTACCTTGACCAATGGCTCTTTTCAAACACTGACATCTCTCCGGCAACTTAGCATTCAGTCTTCGAACGTTCATCGAATCGAG attgATACGTTTCTAGGACTCAGCTTGCTACAAACTTTAAACttagaaaacaacaaactaagTGATATTGGCAATTCTTTTAATCCACAAACATTTAGACATTTTACAAATCTGAGACAACTTTTTATTGGAAATAATCAGGATATTTCCAAAAGCTTGCGAAAAGCTTTCATTTACTTGCATAACTTGTCTCTCCTCTCAATGGATAGTTCTGCAACTTTACATTTAGGATCGGAATTCTCACATTTGACCCAATTGAACAACCTTACTTTGAATTGCTCTATAGTAACAAGCATAACAAACGAGAGTTTTGTAGGATTATGGAGCTCTAAATTGGCAATACTTAATCTGATTAGTTTTAATAAACTGAAATATGATCCAGATGATTTTGATAAGGAGACTTCGCAAAAACAGTTCAGTGATGACGCTTTTCAGAATTTAAACTCATTGGAGGTCCTCAGAATCATTAACTGCAGAATAGGAAATAAAAACATGGcaagaaaaattaaacattttatcaaCTCATCTCTgcatatattatacctagaagCCACGCATTATAAACGAGGCTTTTATACTCCTAATTCAACTTTGGAAGACGGAGTCATATTTAAAAGTACAGCCAAATATTTAAGTCAGTTAACTCTTACTCATGTCTCCTGGATAGACAGCAATATTTTCGCCATAGAACCTGGAGTTATATCCAGTCCGCAGTGGAGACACAACTTAAGGTTTGCTGACTTCTCTAAAAACCTGATGGGCTGGCTGGGATGGAGATCACCTCTGCTAGAGGCGTCGCGGTTGGAAAAATTGGAGGAGCTTACTATCACAGCGCCTAGCCCGGAAAGTGAAGTGTCCTATTTTTATGAAGGGCTTGACTTTTACAAAAGAAATGTGCAACCAATAGGCACAACACAAACAATGAAAACATATGACTCAAAAGACAATAATTCTAGAAATAATGCATTGTTTATAAATGCGACAGTGTCTCAAATGTTGTCTgcaaagaaaagtaatgattcGGAGAAgattaagtctttaaaaaatgaagtgGCTTCAGCGTTAGAGTCTATTCCATTATCTCCGATCACATCCTATGCTGAGCTCGATTCTATCAGTGAACAAAGTCTCTTTGAATTGTCTGATAATCCCCCTTATCCTGTTGATTCCGGCACTTGGACTGTAAGAATGTCCCACTCTTTACGCATAATTAAAATTATGTACTTGCTTCACGGAGATAACAATCTcggaaaccaaagtgtacagttTATACAAACTCCTCGAGAGGCAGCTaatgttacacatttttactttgttgGTAACAGCGTAACTCGAGGAACGGGTAGAATGATGGGACTGACAAACCTTCAGCTTTTTGATATATCCAAAAACTCGCTTACAGTTGCTCCATATTTTTTCGACGACTTCCCCTCTCTGAGATACCTTATTTTACAATCCATGATGAACGAAGACTTCTTTCAACGAGTAAGCATCGACAGAATCATTCAGAACATGCCAGAACTGAGATATTTAGATCTTACAGACAATAAACTCAATTTTCTTCCTCCAAATTTATTTTCCAGAAATTCTCACATTACTCATGTGATATtggctaaaaatagattttcttcttttccaatCACGATGAATCTGGTTCCTAATTTAAAAACTCTTGATTTGTCTGGAAACGCAATCATTTATCTGACAGAAGAGGAGACATCATCTCTGACGAAACACTCGGAAAATGTTCCAGATTTGTATATAGTTCTGGCTGGAAATAATATTGCCTGTGTGTGTTCTCAGATTAAATTTCTTT TATGGCTTAACATCAGCACTTTCCTGGATAACAAGGGAGCCTACTCATGCACTTCTCAGGATGGACAGCTTATTTTGACAAATGTGTTGTGGCAAGATGATTTAGGATTTTACAGACAATGTTATGGCTA CAATTACTTTATGATTTCCATCGTTTTACTGCTCGTGATGTCCTTCACCTTCCTGATGGCCTACCTCGTGCACAGATTTAGAACCGCCATAGAAGCTTACTTGGTAAGGATCTTCATCAAGGCTGTTCGACCAATGAAATCAAGCGACTACAAGACACACGTTTTCATTGGTTACGCTGATGAAGATGTTGGATTTGTTAGACATATTTTATTGAG ttaTTTAGAAGAAGATCTCAAAGTCTCTACATTTGTCCATCATCGTGACCTGGGTCCAGGCTACACTGACCAACAAATGTTTGAGTCTATGAGCGATAGTTGGAGGATACTCTTAGTTATCACACAacgttttttaaataactaCGACCTCTCTGATATCATCATGAAG TATGCCAGTCATTCTATGAGCCCAGCCAATGAAAAACGTCTTGTTCTATTGGTTCAAGAAACTCAGCTGTACAACATTCCAGGCTACTTGTATGATGTCCTGGAAGATTCACGAATCATTGTCTTCTCTGATCTGTCTGCTCATCTGGACTACGTGAAGAGACAAGCAATTAAACAATGTCTTAGAGATACACAATGA